In Deltaproteobacteria bacterium, one DNA window encodes the following:
- the tgt gene encoding tRNA guanosine(34) transglycosylase Tgt, which yields MSTSDFRPSFELIKKDLSGARLGRYTTLHGSFDTPVFMPVGTKATVKAMTSEELTSIGASIILSNTYHLYLRPGHELIREMGGLHKFMHWKGPILTDSGGFQVFSLAPLRKISEEGVEFRSHIDGALLHLSPEKAVEIQEALGSDIMMCFDECPPYPAEREYVKKSMDLTHRWAKRCKEARIRHELALFGIVQGGMHKDLRAESAAALIDIGFDGYAIGGLSVGEDTDTMYDIARHTAPLLPVGSARYLMGVGTPKDMLNAIEAGIDMFDCVLPTRMARNGTLFTSRGKLVIKNSRYERDQGPVDEGCGCYTCSNYSRAYLRHLYMSGEILSSMLNTVHNLYYYIRLMQGAREAIEKGEYAAFKRSVIGAFDVEGKED from the coding sequence ATGAGCACTAGTGATTTTCGGCCTTCGTTCGAGCTTATTAAAAAAGACCTTTCCGGCGCGAGGCTTGGAAGGTATACGACCCTTCACGGAAGTTTCGATACTCCGGTGTTCATGCCCGTTGGCACAAAGGCAACGGTAAAGGCAATGACATCCGAGGAGCTTACCTCTATTGGCGCAAGTATCATACTCTCGAATACGTATCATCTCTACCTTCGCCCGGGGCACGAGCTTATCAGAGAGATGGGCGGGCTCCATAAGTTCATGCACTGGAAGGGGCCTATACTGACGGATAGCGGAGGGTTCCAGGTGTTTAGCCTTGCGCCTCTTAGAAAGATAAGCGAAGAGGGTGTTGAGTTCCGCTCTCACATAGACGGCGCGCTCTTACACCTGTCGCCTGAGAAGGCGGTGGAGATACAGGAGGCCCTTGGCTCCGATATAATGATGTGCTTCGATGAGTGCCCGCCTTATCCGGCAGAGAGAGAGTACGTAAAGAAATCAATGGACCTTACGCACCGCTGGGCAAAGCGGTGTAAAGAGGCGCGGATAAGGCATGAACTAGCGCTCTTTGGCATAGTGCAGGGAGGGATGCATAAGGATTTAAGGGCAGAGAGCGCTGCTGCCCTTATTGACATCGGTTTCGACGGTTACGCAATCGGCGGATTGAGTGTTGGCGAGGATACGGATACGATGTATGATATAGCCCGCCACACTGCACCGCTTCTTCCCGTGGGCTCGGCGCGCTATCTTATGGGGGTTGGGACCCCAAAGGACATGCTAAATGCCATAGAGGCTGGTATCGACATGTTCGACTGCGTACTGCCGACCCGGATGGCCAGGAACGGAACCCTCTTTACAAGTCGAGGGAAATTGGTTATAAAGAACAGTCGGTATGAGCGCGACCAGGGCCCCGTTGACGAGGGCTGCGGCTGTTATACGTGCTCCAACTACTCGAGGGCGTACCTTCGCCATTTATACATGTCGGGCGAAATACTTTCTTCGATGTTGAATACCGTGCACAACTTGTATTATTATATACGCCTTATGCAGGGGGCCCGTGAGGCCATAGAAAAGGGCGAGTACGCGGCATTTAAGAGATCTGTGATTGGCGCCTTTGATGTTGAAGGCAAAGAGGATTGA
- the queA gene encoding tRNA preQ1(34) S-adenosylmethionine ribosyltransferase-isomerase QueA, with protein sequence MADTAFPSLSDFSFELPEELIAQHPPKHRDSSRLMALNRQTGLVEHRNFPDILEYLKSGDVLVFNDTRVMPARLLGKKEGGGKAELLLVRKLGAEGKSKETWICMAKASKGFKPGARVMFEANGASIVATALRREDDAFWAFTLKSEDVHAAIHSIGRVPLPPYIRREDTEEDRARYQTVFAKEEGAVAAPTASLHFTNDMLGKIRAKGVETVYVTLHTGPLTFLPFREDTISKGLPGEYYNVTPEAYGRIKAAKTEGRRVVAVGSTVVRTLETVFAGNEPALSGASALLIFPGFEFKAVDALITNFHLPESTLLMMVAAFAGKDFIMKAYAGALKERYRFFSYGDCMVIV encoded by the coding sequence ATGGCCGATACCGCGTTCCCTTCATTGTCGGATTTTTCGTTCGAACTTCCAGAAGAACTCATAGCGCAGCACCCGCCAAAGCACAGGGATTCTTCGCGCCTCATGGCGCTAAATCGCCAGACCGGCCTTGTCGAACACCGTAATTTTCCAGATATCCTCGAGTATCTAAAAAGCGGCGATGTGCTTGTGTTTAACGACACGCGTGTTATGCCTGCGCGCCTTCTTGGCAAAAAAGAAGGCGGCGGAAAGGCCGAGCTCCTGCTCGTAAGAAAACTCGGGGCAGAGGGTAAGTCAAAGGAAACGTGGATATGCATGGCAAAGGCATCGAAGGGGTTTAAGCCAGGGGCAAGGGTCATGTTCGAGGCAAACGGCGCTTCTATTGTCGCAACTGCCCTAAGGCGCGAGGACGACGCATTCTGGGCATTTACGCTTAAGTCCGAAGACGTGCACGCGGCAATTCATTCAATAGGCCGCGTGCCGCTTCCTCCTTATATAAGGCGCGAGGATACGGAGGAGGACAGGGCGCGCTATCAGACGGTGTTTGCCAAAGAAGAGGGCGCTGTTGCCGCGCCTACTGCGTCGCTGCATTTCACAAATGACATGCTTGGTAAAATCCGGGCAAAGGGCGTTGAGACAGTTTACGTCACGCTCCATACAGGGCCGCTTACGTTTCTTCCGTTTAGAGAAGATACTATTTCCAAAGGCCTTCCCGGAGAGTATTATAATGTTACGCCGGAGGCATACGGCAGAATCAAGGCCGCAAAGACGGAAGGCCGACGCGTTGTGGCAGTTGGCTCGACGGTCGTAAGAACACTCGAGACGGTGTTTGCCGGTAATGAGCCGGCATTATCCGGCGCGAGCGCGCTTTTAATATTCCCTGGCTTTGAGTTCAAGGCAGTGGATGCTCTTATAACGAACTTTCACCTTCCAGAGTCAACTTTACTTATGATGGTGGCGGCCTTTGCCGGGAAGGATTTCATAATGAAGGCGTACGCCGGGGCCCTGAAGGAGCGCTACCGCTTCTTTAGCTACGGCGACTGCATGGTCATTGTATGA
- a CDS encoding SpoIID/LytB domain-containing protein — translation MLGIKRVLPFAVFTVAFVVFYGCAAGSRVAMSHGGEPVRVLVLDSLVSVTVDDSQLGKSVTVELFSGGEATIAGKKTALPVRFKPVKYILKVEGRPYRGIIEVREGTNGKLIVINEVPVEAYVVGIINNEISSKWNIEAIKAQAVVSRTYVLYQKEKRKGAAYDVASTVMDQVYSGAGKEDSASSKAVKLTEGQVLLYDGRPALTLFHSSAGGRTENSGDVWGDSHDYLRSVKSKYDEDAPNYEWELKVSKTEIAAALNKIGVSVEGVSDIEVEEETRSDRAKVLAVTDDRGRTYYVSGEDLRKALGYSKLKSTLFEVDIDGDAVVFEGRGSGHGVGMSQWGAKGMADAGYSYKKILDHYYPGTRLKKVY, via the coding sequence ATGCTTGGGATAAAACGCGTTTTGCCGTTTGCGGTGTTCACTGTAGCCTTTGTGGTCTTCTACGGCTGCGCCGCAGGCTCTCGCGTGGCAATGAGCCACGGCGGCGAGCCGGTGAGGGTGCTTGTGCTCGACTCCCTTGTCTCCGTTACAGTCGATGACTCGCAGCTTGGGAAAAGCGTAACTGTCGAGCTATTTTCCGGTGGCGAGGCTACGATTGCCGGTAAAAAGACTGCCTTGCCCGTACGATTTAAGCCCGTTAAGTACATACTCAAGGTCGAAGGCAGGCCGTACCGCGGCATAATAGAGGTTAGAGAGGGTACTAACGGCAAGCTCATCGTCATAAACGAGGTGCCGGTCGAGGCCTATGTAGTCGGCATAATCAACAACGAGATATCGTCTAAGTGGAATATAGAGGCAATCAAGGCCCAGGCCGTTGTCTCGAGGACGTATGTGCTCTATCAGAAGGAAAAGAGAAAAGGCGCTGCCTACGACGTCGCCTCGACTGTGATGGACCAGGTGTATTCGGGCGCGGGCAAGGAAGACAGCGCTTCTTCCAAGGCTGTGAAGCTTACCGAAGGCCAGGTGCTTCTTTACGACGGAAGACCGGCGCTTACTCTTTTTCACTCGAGCGCAGGCGGAAGGACCGAGAACTCGGGAGATGTCTGGGGAGATAGCCACGATTATTTAAGGTCCGTTAAAAGCAAGTACGACGAGGATGCGCCCAATTACGAATGGGAATTAAAGGTGTCGAAGACCGAGATAGCCGCAGCGCTAAACAAGATAGGCGTAAGTGTAGAAGGGGTTAGCGATATCGAGGTCGAGGAAGAGACGAGGTCGGACAGGGCAAAGGTCCTTGCGGTAACCGATGACAGGGGAAGAACGTACTACGTCTCGGGCGAGGACTTAAGAAAGGCGCTTGGGTATTCGAAGCTAAAGAGCACGCTCTTCGAGGTCGATATTGACGGCGACGCCGTTGTGTTCGAGGGCAGGGGCTCCGGCCACGGCGTTGGCATGAGCCAGTGGGGCGCAAAGGGCATGGCGGATGCCGGATACAGTTATAAGAAGATACTCGACCATTATTACCCGGGAACCAGATTAAAGAAGGTCTATTGA
- a CDS encoding DUF2065 domain-containing protein, protein MYSLVLAIGVVLVIEGIPYFIYPAKVKQWALLVQDIPDSTLRILGVASMALGLFILFITRFFAS, encoded by the coding sequence GTGTATTCTCTTGTACTGGCCATAGGGGTCGTGCTCGTGATAGAGGGCATACCGTACTTCATATATCCGGCCAAGGTGAAGCAGTGGGCGCTCCTGGTGCAGGATATCCCTGACTCTACCCTTCGTATCCTTGGCGTAGCGTCCATGGCGCTTGGGCTGTTCATACTTTTTATTACGAGGTTTTTTGCGTCGTGA
- a CDS encoding cytochrome c — translation MAITFEKYILTATVAAIFVFAAVVSANADGRGVFEAKGCASCHITKGPDTAKTVEDLVKAKGPELWYSGSKYKEGFLEKWLAKPLPIRPMAYYSLEKKNPGNHPSLSAEDAKSVAVYLMTLKAPNVSRGTIKPENSRQGRAVFEKKFGCYGCHLLIKEGSEIGGLSGPSLVGASKRYNPDWVFEYLKNPKRFKSVMTMPVSAGTDAEFKALAAYLATFE, via the coding sequence ATGGCAATAACTTTTGAAAAATATATATTAACTGCTACAGTCGCCGCTATCTTTGTCTTTGCGGCCGTAGTTTCTGCCAATGCAGACGGCCGCGGCGTGTTCGAGGCAAAGGGCTGCGCCTCATGTCACATAACCAAGGGCCCGGATACCGCAAAGACTGTAGAGGACCTTGTAAAGGCAAAGGGGCCCGAGCTCTGGTACTCTGGGTCGAAGTATAAGGAGGGGTTTTTGGAAAAGTGGCTCGCAAAGCCCCTTCCAATAAGGCCCATGGCCTATTACTCTCTAGAGAAGAAGAACCCGGGCAACCATCCGTCACTTTCAGCGGAGGACGCAAAATCCGTTGCAGTGTACCTGATGACCCTTAAGGCCCCGAATGTCTCAAGGGGGACCATTAAGCCCGAGAACTCGCGTCAGGGCAGAGCCGTGTTCGAGAAGAAGTTTGGCTGCTACGGCTGCCACCTTCTCATAAAGGAAGGCTCTGAGATAGGCGGGCTTAGCGGCCCGTCGCTTGTCGGGGCATCGAAGCGCTATAACCCGGACTGGGTATTCGAGTACCTAAAGAACCCCAAGAGGTTCAAGTCCGTGATGACAATGCCTGTTTCCGCAGGCACTGACGCGGAGTTCAAGGCGCTCGCGGCATATCTCGCGACCTTCGAGTAA
- a CDS encoding Rne/Rng family ribonuclease encodes MSDRSIKKEIYLDLNPFEKRLAVVEDNRLVEYHIERNIDKGITGNIYKGKVARVLPGMEAAFLEAGLERTVFLHVADVMEKSRELDSQADDDGDEDEKKSEHGRQQHHHSHKIQDMIKEGEELLVQVEKEPIGTKGARVTSYVSIPGRYLVFMPSYGKIGISRRLDDEKERRRLRGIVARLRKPGHGFIIRTVAEGQGEDEIQGDMNFLVKLWETIARKSEREKAPALLYEELDLTLRSMRDILTPEVSRFVIDSDEEYARADAFAAEYMPEIRSKIERFKGDAPMFDVYGIDVELEKALCKTVWLPSGGHIVIDQMEALTAIDVNTGKFVGKRSSEDTIIRTNLEAVDEVVAQLRLRNIGGIIVIDFIDMVKPANREKVYRKLRDALKADKARTNILKISELGIVEMTRKRTRESLTQSVLEKCYYCEGDGLIKGKYTVLMEIYRELLRELPMKKKATVYANPVIAKLLTDKGGVVEDIERRTKKAVIVKPVDVFHREEYEIV; translated from the coding sequence GTGTCCGACAGAAGTATCAAAAAAGAAATATATCTGGACTTGAACCCTTTCGAGAAGCGGCTTGCGGTTGTCGAGGATAACCGCCTTGTCGAGTACCATATCGAGCGTAATATCGATAAGGGCATTACCGGCAATATCTACAAGGGCAAGGTGGCTCGCGTGCTGCCGGGCATGGAGGCGGCCTTTCTCGAGGCAGGGCTCGAGAGAACGGTATTTCTCCACGTAGCCGACGTTATGGAGAAGTCCAGGGAATTAGACAGCCAGGCCGATGACGACGGCGATGAGGACGAGAAGAAAAGCGAGCACGGAAGGCAGCAGCACCACCACAGCCACAAGATCCAGGACATGATAAAAGAGGGCGAGGAACTTCTCGTGCAGGTCGAGAAGGAGCCTATCGGCACCAAGGGCGCGCGCGTTACTTCTTACGTGAGCATTCCCGGACGCTACCTCGTGTTCATGCCATCGTATGGCAAGATAGGCATATCAAGGCGCCTTGACGACGAAAAGGAAAGGCGAAGGCTAAGAGGCATAGTTGCGAGGCTTCGTAAACCCGGGCACGGCTTCATAATACGCACCGTTGCCGAGGGCCAGGGCGAGGACGAAATCCAGGGCGATATGAACTTCCTTGTGAAGCTCTGGGAGACAATCGCGCGCAAATCCGAGCGCGAAAAGGCCCCGGCGCTCCTTTACGAAGAACTCGACCTTACGCTTAGAAGCATGCGCGACATACTTACCCCCGAAGTCTCGCGCTTTGTCATAGATTCTGACGAGGAGTACGCGAGGGCCGACGCATTCGCAGCCGAATACATGCCGGAGATAAGAAGTAAGATTGAAAGGTTCAAAGGGGATGCGCCGATGTTCGACGTCTACGGCATAGACGTCGAGCTCGAGAAGGCGCTTTGTAAGACAGTATGGCTTCCCTCGGGCGGGCATATAGTCATAGACCAGATGGAGGCGCTTACTGCAATAGACGTTAACACCGGAAAGTTCGTTGGCAAGAGAAGTTCCGAGGATACCATTATAAGAACGAACCTCGAGGCAGTGGACGAAGTCGTTGCGCAGCTTAGGCTTAGAAACATCGGCGGCATTATCGTAATAGACTTTATAGACATGGTCAAGCCGGCAAACCGCGAGAAGGTGTATAGAAAGCTCAGGGACGCGCTGAAGGCCGATAAGGCCAGGACGAATATTTTAAAGATCTCCGAGCTTGGCATCGTCGAGATGACGCGTAAGAGAACGAGAGAGAGCCTTACGCAGTCGGTTCTCGAGAAGTGCTATTACTGCGAAGGAGACGGTCTTATAAAGGGCAAGTACACCGTGCTGATGGAGATTTACAGGGAACTCCTTCGTGAGCTGCCCATGAAAAAGAAGGCGACTGTGTACGCCAATCCGGTCATCGCCAAGCTCTTAACCGATAAGGGCGGGGTTGTCGAGGATATCGAGAGGCGGACGAAAAAGGCCGTCATAGTAAAGCCGGTTGACGTGTTCCACAGAGAAGAGTACGAGATAGTTTGA
- a CDS encoding TIGR03960 family B12-binding radical SAM protein: protein MTGKLDSTYLTLLSKPAKYSGAEINSVKKDISKVSLTFGLAFPDAYEVGMSHLGMQILYNVMNAMPDVACERVFSPWKDAEALLRERGLALTTLENKIALNSLDVLGISLQYELSYTNVLNMLELGGVPLFSSERSDKDPIVIGGGPGAFNPEPVAEFFDCFLIGDGELAVPEICTALIESKKQKLGRKETLRRLTSIKGVYVPSFFTVEYNSDSTIRSVTPVYDDYKEVSRRVEPDLNKLPFPEAPVVPFVQAVHDRLSVEIARGCTRGCRFCQAGMIYRPARERDIEKITAYVERALKKTGYEEASLLSLSTGDYTRVNELLGCLMRNFEGSRISVSLPSMRVGTLDARLAAEIKKVRKTGFTLAPEAGTERLRSVINKGIEESALIAGARDIFSLGWRSLKLYFMIGMPTETKKDVEAIITLSRKTMEEGRAFLKKLPDVNVSAAAFVPKPFTPFQWEPQATLEYSKEMLNFLREGAKRNKLGFKWHAPEMSILEGVFARGDRRLSKLVLLAFKKGARFDGWTEEFNWQLWKDAMAKAHVDADFYTTRKRSLDEVLPWDHLKSGIDKKFLIEECESAFSAAATPDCKVGRCSDCGVCDFRVIKNVTASISASEEALGGKHALPKDAPNTRVRLRFSKTGDVRLISHLEMMNVFLRALRRIDAPLAYSKGFHPHPRVSFATPLSVGVESDDEYVDMELISSIDFDEESFKLRVNEALPEGIKILSSEIIGLQLPPLSAIIKKQDFTVDLGKAPFGLFIDLDRVDGFLRAFKEKRGTELAARVERKGMVMTVDMLPLLEDVYFEGGVLGFGLIKRETAGIKPHEALAHVLSITPKEASLIPVRKTRTVF, encoded by the coding sequence TTGACCGGCAAACTTGATTCAACATACCTTACGCTTTTATCCAAGCCCGCCAAGTACTCGGGCGCCGAGATAAATTCCGTTAAAAAGGACATCTCGAAGGTCTCGCTTACCTTCGGCCTCGCTTTCCCGGACGCATACGAGGTCGGGATGAGCCACCTTGGCATGCAGATACTTTATAACGTGATGAACGCCATGCCAGACGTTGCCTGCGAGCGCGTGTTCTCGCCGTGGAAGGACGCGGAGGCGCTATTAAGGGAGAGGGGCCTCGCGCTCACTACCCTTGAAAACAAGATTGCCTTAAACAGCCTCGACGTGCTTGGCATCTCTCTTCAGTACGAGCTCTCGTACACGAACGTGCTAAATATGCTTGAGCTTGGAGGCGTGCCGCTTTTTTCATCCGAGAGAAGCGATAAAGACCCGATAGTAATAGGCGGCGGCCCGGGGGCATTCAACCCTGAGCCTGTTGCGGAGTTCTTCGATTGCTTTTTGATTGGCGACGGCGAGCTTGCCGTGCCGGAGATATGCACGGCGCTTATCGAATCTAAAAAGCAGAAGCTTGGAAGAAAGGAAACCCTTCGGCGTTTGACATCGATAAAGGGCGTGTACGTGCCGTCGTTTTTTACGGTCGAGTATAACAGCGATTCGACCATACGCTCTGTTACCCCTGTTTACGATGACTATAAGGAGGTTTCGCGCCGCGTAGAGCCTGATTTAAATAAGCTTCCCTTCCCTGAGGCCCCGGTCGTGCCGTTTGTCCAGGCTGTGCACGATAGGCTCTCTGTAGAGATAGCAAGGGGATGCACCAGGGGGTGCCGCTTTTGCCAGGCAGGCATGATCTACAGGCCTGCGAGGGAAAGAGATATCGAAAAAATAACTGCTTACGTAGAGAGGGCGCTTAAAAAGACAGGTTACGAGGAGGCATCGCTTCTCTCGCTCTCTACCGGCGATTATACGAGAGTAAACGAGCTTCTTGGCTGTCTTATGCGAAACTTCGAAGGCAGCCGCATATCAGTTAGCCTTCCGTCCATGCGCGTTGGCACGCTGGATGCGAGGCTTGCGGCAGAAATAAAAAAGGTAAGAAAGACGGGCTTTACACTTGCGCCTGAGGCAGGCACGGAGCGGCTAAGAAGCGTCATTAACAAGGGCATAGAGGAGAGCGCGCTTATAGCCGGGGCTCGCGACATATTCTCGCTTGGATGGAGATCTCTTAAGCTATACTTCATGATAGGCATGCCCACGGAGACCAAAAAGGACGTAGAGGCAATCATAACGCTTTCGAGAAAGACGATGGAGGAGGGCAGGGCGTTTCTTAAAAAATTGCCGGATGTGAATGTCAGCGCCGCTGCCTTTGTGCCAAAGCCCTTTACCCCGTTTCAGTGGGAGCCGCAGGCTACACTTGAGTATTCAAAGGAGATGCTTAATTTTCTTCGCGAGGGCGCAAAGAGAAATAAGCTCGGTTTCAAGTGGCACGCACCGGAGATGAGCATTCTCGAAGGCGTGTTCGCAAGAGGCGATAGAAGGCTCTCCAAGCTCGTGCTCCTGGCATTCAAGAAAGGCGCGCGGTTCGACGGGTGGACTGAAGAGTTCAACTGGCAGCTCTGGAAGGATGCAATGGCCAAGGCCCATGTCGACGCCGACTTCTATACAACGCGGAAACGGTCGCTGGATGAGGTGCTTCCGTGGGACCATCTTAAGTCAGGGATAGATAAAAAATTTCTTATAGAGGAATGCGAGTCTGCCTTTAGCGCCGCGGCAACGCCCGATTGCAAGGTGGGAAGGTGCTCTGACTGCGGCGTGTGCGACTTTAGAGTGATAAAGAACGTTACGGCTTCCATATCTGCAAGCGAAGAGGCATTGGGCGGGAAGCATGCATTGCCAAAGGACGCGCCCAATACGAGAGTAAGGCTTCGGTTCTCAAAGACCGGAGATGTCCGCTTGATAAGCCATCTCGAGATGATGAACGTGTTTCTAAGGGCGCTAAGGCGTATCGACGCGCCTCTTGCCTATTCAAAGGGCTTTCATCCGCACCCGAGGGTTTCTTTCGCAACACCTCTCTCCGTAGGTGTTGAGAGCGATGATGAGTACGTTGATATGGAGCTTATTTCCTCGATCGATTTTGACGAAGAATCTTTTAAACTCAGGGTGAACGAAGCACTGCCCGAAGGCATAAAGATTTTGTCTTCTGAAATTATAGGCTTGCAACTGCCGCCGCTCTCTGCTATCATTAAAAAGCAGGATTTTACAGTAGATTTAGGCAAAGCCCCTTTCGGGCTTTTTATAGATTTAGACAGGGTTGACGGGTTTTTAAGGGCTTTTAAGGAAAAGAGAGGCACAGAGCTTGCAGCGAGGGTTGAAAGAAAAGGCATGGTAATGACGGTGGACATGTTGCCGCTACTCGAAGACGTGTATTTCGAGGGAGGCGTACTGGGTTTCGGCTTGATTAAGCGCGAAACAGCCGGCATTAAACCGCATGAAGCGCTCGCGCACGTTCTCTCTATCACTCCAAAAGAAGCATCCCTTATCCCCGTCAGAAAAACAAGAACTGTATTTTAA
- a CDS encoding radical SAM protein, whose amino-acid sequence MEDTAIARPFLKSTAERLSRERGHTVSDPGGRLRVCLVYPNTYSVGMSNLGFQSLYGLLNAGKDRLAERVFLPDKADMAELRAKAKYIESFETSTPLKDFDVIAFSVSFEDDYINIPRILSLASIPVFSKDREGRGPLIMAGGCAVTLNPEPIADFMDFFFIGEAEGVMDSLVGKLSEVIYGGATKKDALKALSKTEGIYVPSLYNVTYDGVRVKSIEPADGAPLPVRRVRASGDSLDIVPSTIVFTPDTEFSDTALIEVERGCQRGCRFCAAGFVYLPPRERSLEAVIKAIDEASKTTTKIGLVGAAVSEYTGIKEVLRHGASKGLTMTLSSLRADMLDDEFLELLGKSGYRTLTIAPEAASDRLRRVINKCITDKQLLTAASMAASRGFSKLKLYFMVGLPTETDEDVSSIVGVTQNLAAAFKGSIALSVGAFVPKPFTPFQWHRFESEDVIERRYKIIEDGLAHLRGRVEVKTHPVRAAFTQAYLAMADRRASKAVLEASRSGWKPAFSRAMPKVEPSVWRERQKDEVFAFDIIDQGISKEYLYNEYTRSIDEKTTEPCEVGSCSRCGVC is encoded by the coding sequence CCGAACACCTATTCGGTCGGCATGAGTAACCTCGGGTTCCAGTCCCTCTACGGCCTTCTAAACGCAGGCAAGGACCGCCTTGCCGAGCGCGTATTTTTGCCGGATAAGGCAGACATGGCAGAGCTTCGCGCAAAGGCAAAGTACATCGAGTCATTCGAGACATCCACGCCGTTAAAGGATTTCGACGTAATAGCCTTTTCTGTATCCTTTGAGGACGATTACATAAACATTCCCCGCATCCTTTCTCTTGCCTCCATTCCCGTGTTCTCAAAGGACAGGGAAGGCAGGGGACCTCTTATAATGGCAGGAGGGTGCGCCGTGACGCTAAACCCCGAGCCTATAGCAGACTTTATGGACTTTTTTTTCATAGGCGAGGCCGAAGGCGTTATGGATAGCCTTGTCGGGAAGTTATCCGAGGTTATATACGGAGGCGCGACAAAGAAGGATGCGCTAAAGGCGCTCTCGAAGACAGAGGGCATCTACGTGCCGTCCTTATATAATGTCACCTACGACGGAGTACGCGTTAAGTCTATCGAGCCGGCAGACGGCGCGCCGCTTCCTGTAAGGCGGGTGCGGGCCTCAGGAGATTCTCTCGACATCGTGCCGTCTACCATCGTTTTTACACCAGATACCGAGTTCTCCGATACAGCTCTAATAGAAGTAGAGCGAGGGTGCCAGAGGGGGTGCCGTTTCTGCGCAGCCGGGTTTGTCTACCTTCCGCCAAGAGAGCGGAGCCTCGAGGCAGTTATAAAGGCAATCGATGAGGCTTCAAAGACAACTACGAAAATCGGGCTTGTCGGCGCTGCCGTGTCCGAGTATACGGGCATAAAGGAAGTCCTTCGCCACGGCGCGTCAAAGGGGCTTACGATGACGCTTTCGTCTCTAAGGGCCGATATGTTAGATGATGAGTTCCTCGAGCTTCTCGGAAAGTCAGGGTACAGGACTCTTACCATTGCTCCTGAGGCTGCCTCCGACAGGTTAAGGCGCGTTATAAATAAATGTATCACCGATAAGCAGCTGCTTACTGCCGCCTCAATGGCAGCTTCAAGGGGATTTTCCAAATTGAAGCTCTACTTCATGGTCGGGCTACCGACAGAGACCGATGAGGACGTTTCCTCCATAGTCGGGGTTACGCAGAACCTTGCGGCTGCATTCAAGGGAAGCATTGCGCTAAGTGTCGGCGCGTTCGTGCCAAAGCCCTTCACGCCGTTTCAATGGCACAGGTTCGAGTCAGAGGACGTCATAGAGCGGCGCTATAAAATCATAGAGGACGGGCTCGCTCACTTAAGGGGCAGAGTTGAGGTAAAGACGCATCCTGTGAGAGCGGCCTTTACGCAGGCATACCTTGCCATGGCAGACAGAAGGGCCTCGAAGGCAGTGCTCGAGGCTTCGAGGTCAGGGTGGAAGCCGGCGTTTTCAAGGGCCATGCCAAAGGTGGAACCTTCTGTATGGAGAGAGAGGCAAAAGGACGAGGTCTTTGCCTTCGATATAATAGACCAGGGCATATCAAAGGAATATCTTTATAACGAGTACACGCGCTCTATCGATGAGAAAACCACAGAGCCATGCGAGGTCGGAAGCTGCTCGCGCTGCGGCGTGTGTTAG